From a region of the Rouxiella sp. S1S-2 genome:
- a CDS encoding enoyl-CoA hydratase-related protein produces MSELITCEHHQGVAHIGLNRPEKLNALSAEMLTQLLDTLLELDADKLTRAVVISGSSRAFAAGADTGTLATASAIALYTSGFSEKWDSIAAINKPIIAALSGYALGGGLELALLCDIVIADETAIFGLPETHIGIIPGAGGTQRLVKAVGKSLAMEMILAGRKLNADEALSFGLISRMTSPEQLIEQALKIAQNICRASPLANLMAKRAVLASFDMGLTAGVSYERSLSALIAASEDRTEGMRALSAKEQGKFTGD; encoded by the coding sequence ATGAGTGAGCTTATCACCTGCGAGCATCATCAGGGGGTCGCGCATATTGGTCTTAATCGACCTGAAAAATTAAACGCCCTCAGCGCTGAAATGCTCACTCAATTATTGGACACGTTGCTTGAGTTGGATGCGGATAAATTGACCCGCGCGGTAGTTATTTCTGGGTCTTCGCGCGCCTTTGCCGCTGGCGCTGATACCGGAACGCTGGCAACTGCCTCGGCAATTGCGCTGTATACTAGCGGTTTTAGTGAGAAATGGGACAGCATTGCGGCAATTAATAAACCCATTATTGCGGCGTTATCCGGCTATGCGCTGGGTGGCGGCCTTGAGTTGGCTCTGTTGTGCGATATAGTCATTGCCGATGAGACCGCCATTTTTGGCTTGCCGGAAACGCATATTGGTATTATTCCCGGCGCGGGAGGCACCCAGCGTCTGGTGAAAGCGGTCGGAAAATCACTGGCGATGGAGATGATCCTCGCGGGACGTAAATTAAATGCCGATGAAGCACTCTCTTTTGGTTTAATTAGCCGAATGACTTCCCCTGAGCAATTGATAGAGCAGGCATTAAAGATAGCTCAGAACATTTGCCGTGCCTCGCCGTTAGCAAATTTGATGGCAAAACGCGCCGTGCTCGCCAGTTTTGATATGGGGTTAACGGCCGGTGTCAGCTATGAACGTTCGCTTTCGGCGCTGATTGCCGCCAGTGAAGACAGAACTGAAGGCATGAGAGCGCTGTCGGCGAAAGAGCAGGGGAAATTTACGGGCGACTGA
- the hutC gene encoding histidine utilization repressor, translating into MSANKTLSEVIAETGDEPSPLYKQVKQGIINQILHGHWQPHQRVPSESELVSELGFSRMTINRALRELSTEGYLLRLQGVGTFVNEMKAFTPMLEVNNISDEIKSRGHFHTSRVLLIQKQTASDSQAMQFNLRPGSQLFHSVIVHYENDNPVQLEDRVVNPEVAPLYLQQDFTKTTPFAYLSQLAPLTAGEHTVEAVIANEEEQRLLQINKTEACLQILRRTWHQEKVVTCARLLYPGGRYKMFGRFQK; encoded by the coding sequence ATGTCAGCAAATAAAACGTTATCAGAGGTGATTGCTGAGACTGGGGATGAACCCTCTCCGCTCTACAAGCAGGTTAAGCAGGGCATCATAAATCAGATCCTTCACGGGCACTGGCAGCCGCATCAGCGCGTGCCGTCCGAAAGTGAGTTGGTCTCTGAGCTTGGGTTTAGCCGGATGACGATTAATCGGGCACTGCGAGAATTATCCACCGAAGGGTATCTGCTGCGTTTACAAGGCGTCGGGACTTTTGTGAATGAGATGAAAGCCTTCACGCCGATGCTTGAAGTCAATAATATTTCAGATGAAATAAAGAGCCGCGGGCATTTTCATACCTCGCGGGTTTTACTTATTCAAAAACAAACGGCCAGCGACAGTCAGGCGATGCAATTTAATCTCCGCCCGGGGAGTCAATTGTTTCATTCGGTGATTGTGCACTATGAAAATGATAATCCGGTGCAGTTAGAGGACAGGGTGGTTAACCCGGAAGTCGCGCCGCTTTATTTACAGCAAGACTTCACCAAAACCACGCCTTTTGCCTATCTATCACAGTTGGCGCCTCTTACAGCGGGTGAGCATACCGTTGAAGCGGTTATCGCCAATGAAGAAGAGCAGCGATTGCTGCAAATCAATAAGACCGAAGCCTGCCTGCAAATACTGCGCCGCACCTGGCATCAGGAAAAAGTCGTGACCTGCGCACGGCTACTCTATCCGGGCGGACGCTATAAAATGTTTGGGCGATTTCAGAAGTAA
- the rluB gene encoding 23S rRNA pseudouridine(2605) synthase RluB, translating into MQSEKLQKVLARAGHGSRREVEAMIQAGRVSVDGKISTLGDRVEMTAGTKIRLDGHVLSIIEAQDTVCRVLAYYKPEGELCTRSDPEGRPTVFDRLPKMRGSRWVAVGRLDVNTSGLLLFTTDGELANRLMHPSREVEREYAVRVFGQIDDEKIKQLSRGVQLEDGPAAFRTIKYQGGEGLNQWYNVTLTEGRNREVRRLWEAVGVQVSRLIRVRYGDLNLPKGLPRGGYKELDLPDINYLRQLVEMSEETVSKMPVERDRRRVKANQIRRAVKRHTQVAPSRRSNGPAKR; encoded by the coding sequence CTGCAAAGCGAGAAGCTGCAGAAAGTCCTCGCCCGCGCAGGTCACGGTTCTCGTCGTGAAGTTGAAGCGATGATTCAGGCTGGACGCGTCAGCGTTGACGGTAAAATTTCTACCCTCGGCGACCGCGTTGAAATGACCGCAGGCACCAAGATCCGTCTTGACGGCCACGTGCTGTCAATCATTGAAGCTCAGGACACCGTATGCCGCGTGCTGGCCTACTACAAGCCAGAAGGCGAACTCTGTACTCGCAGTGATCCGGAAGGCCGTCCGACCGTGTTCGACAGACTGCCAAAAATGCGTGGTTCACGTTGGGTTGCCGTAGGCCGCCTTGACGTCAACACCTCAGGCCTGCTGTTGTTCACCACCGACGGTGAGCTGGCTAACCGCCTGATGCACCCAAGCCGTGAAGTTGAACGCGAATATGCTGTGCGCGTATTTGGTCAGATTGACGATGAAAAAATCAAACAGCTGAGCCGTGGCGTGCAGCTCGAAGACGGTCCTGCTGCTTTCCGCACTATTAAATACCAGGGCGGAGAAGGGCTGAACCAGTGGTACAACGTGACGCTGACAGAGGGCCGTAACCGTGAGGTTCGTCGTCTGTGGGAAGCCGTTGGCGTTCAGGTTAGCCGTTTGATCCGCGTTCGCTATGGCGACCTGAACTTGCCTAAAGGCCTGCCTCGCGGCGGTTATAAAGAGCTGGATCTGCCGGACATCAACTATCTGCGTCAGCTGGTTGAAATGAGCGAAGAGACGGTGAGCAAGATGCCGGTCGAGCGCGATCGTCGTCGTGTTAAAGCCAACCAGATCCGCCGTGCGGTTAAACGCCACACTCAGGTTGCGCCTTCGCGTCGCAGCAACGGTCCAGCCAAGCGTTAA
- the cobO gene encoding cob(I)yrinic acid a,c-diamide adenosyltransferase, whose protein sequence is MSTDRHQQRQQKLKEQVDARIEAAKEARGILIVLTGNGKGKTTGAFGTVTRAVGHGQRAGVIQFIKGEWPNGERNLLEPHGVEFQVMATGFTWDTQNKETDTLACQAVWQHGKRMLADASLNLVVLDELTYMVSFGYLDLQEVIDALNARPSHQTVIITGRGCHRSLLELADTVSELRPVKHAFDAGIMAQQGIDW, encoded by the coding sequence ATGAGCACAGACCGCCACCAGCAGCGTCAGCAGAAACTAAAAGAACAGGTTGATGCCCGCATCGAAGCCGCAAAAGAAGCACGCGGGATTTTGATAGTCTTGACCGGCAACGGCAAAGGTAAAACTACCGGCGCTTTCGGCACTGTGACCCGCGCAGTCGGACACGGCCAACGCGCGGGTGTTATCCAGTTTATCAAGGGCGAATGGCCCAACGGTGAGCGTAATCTGCTGGAGCCGCACGGCGTCGAATTTCAGGTAATGGCGACCGGTTTTACCTGGGATACACAGAATAAAGAGACCGATACGCTGGCCTGTCAGGCCGTCTGGCAGCATGGAAAACGCATGCTTGCCGATGCCTCGCTTAATTTGGTGGTACTCGATGAACTGACCTACATGGTCAGCTTCGGCTACCTCGACCTGCAAGAAGTGATCGATGCGCTGAATGCGCGGCCGTCGCATCAGACGGTAATTATCACCGGACGAGGCTGCCATCGCAGTCTGCTTGAGCTGGCCGACACCGTTAGCGAGCTACGTCCTGTGAAACATGCCTTTGATGCAGGGATTATGGCCCAGCAGGGCATTGACTGGTAA
- a CDS encoding YciK family oxidoreductase codes for MHYHPKSDLLRQRIILVTGAGDGIGREAALTYARFGAKIILLGRTESKLLNVQQEIAARGLLPAEVITLDLLHASQQDCHQVAERIAQWVPHLDGVLHNAGLLGEIVPVKDIQLQDWHDVMQVNVNAAFMLTQSLLPLLLKSHSSSLVFTTSSVGREGRSGWGTYAVSKFATEGLMQVLADEYKQTNLRVNCINPGGTRTSMRASAFPKEDSQKLKTPADIMPLYLYLMGDDSRRKTGTSYDAQPGRKPGAAE; via the coding sequence GTGCATTATCATCCTAAATCCGACTTGCTCCGCCAACGTATCATCCTCGTCACCGGAGCCGGTGATGGCATTGGTCGCGAAGCCGCACTGACCTACGCCCGCTTTGGTGCGAAGATTATTTTACTGGGCCGCACTGAAAGCAAACTGCTCAACGTTCAGCAGGAGATTGCCGCTAGAGGCCTGCTTCCCGCCGAGGTTATCACACTCGATTTGCTGCACGCCTCTCAGCAGGACTGCCATCAGGTTGCTGAACGTATTGCGCAATGGGTGCCTCACCTCGACGGCGTGCTGCACAATGCCGGGCTGCTCGGCGAAATCGTTCCGGTTAAAGATATCCAACTTCAAGACTGGCACGACGTGATGCAAGTTAACGTTAATGCCGCCTTTATGCTGACGCAAAGTCTGTTGCCTTTGCTATTAAAATCTCACAGTTCCTCTCTGGTATTTACCACCTCCAGCGTGGGCCGTGAAGGCCGCAGCGGCTGGGGAACCTACGCGGTGTCAAAATTTGCCACCGAAGGGTTAATGCAGGTGCTGGCCGATGAGTATAAACAGACCAACTTACGGGTTAATTGCATCAATCCGGGTGGAACGCGCACCAGTATGCGGGCATCTGCGTTCCCGAAAGAAGACAGTCAAAAACTTAAAACGCCGGCCGATATCATGCCACTTTATCTTTATTTAATGGGTGATGACAGCCGCCGTAAAACCGGCACCAGTTATGACGCCCAACCCGGTCGTAAACCCGGCGCAGCCGAATAA
- the sohB gene encoding protease SohB yields MDLLSLYGLFLAKIVTVVVAIGALVVLFVGLRQRKSSGKGELRLTDLGEEYREMQREMRTARLTPAEQKLSIKAFKKQEKTESKLKKQQAKTGGTPTKACLYVLDFKGSMDAHEVTSLREEITAVLAVATPQDEVLLRLESPGGVVHGYGLASSQLARLTQAGIRLTVAVDKVAASGGYMMACVADRIVAAPFAIIGSIGVVAQIPNFSRLLKKSNIDVELHTAGQYKRTLTLFGENTEEGREKFREDLNETHVLFKEFVHEHRPSLDIDSVATGEHWFGTQAREKGLVDAIGTSDDLLIAEMKNHEVIAVRYARRKRMMDRFTGSAAESVDRLFLRWLQRGEKPLL; encoded by the coding sequence GTGGATTTACTTTCTCTGTATGGGCTTTTTTTGGCCAAAATAGTCACTGTTGTAGTGGCCATCGGCGCACTCGTGGTGCTGTTTGTAGGACTCCGCCAGCGTAAATCATCAGGCAAGGGCGAGCTGCGTCTGACGGATTTAGGTGAAGAATATCGTGAAATGCAGCGTGAGATGCGTACCGCGCGTCTCACACCGGCTGAGCAAAAACTCAGCATTAAAGCTTTCAAAAAACAAGAAAAAACCGAATCTAAACTTAAAAAACAGCAGGCGAAAACAGGAGGCACACCGACCAAGGCTTGCCTTTACGTGCTCGATTTTAAAGGCAGCATGGACGCGCACGAAGTGACTTCGCTGCGTGAAGAGATCACGGCAGTGCTCGCCGTCGCCACCCCGCAGGATGAAGTGTTACTGCGTCTTGAAAGCCCGGGCGGCGTGGTGCACGGCTATGGCTTGGCGTCCTCACAGCTGGCGCGCCTGACCCAGGCCGGCATTCGTTTGACGGTGGCGGTTGATAAAGTCGCCGCCAGCGGTGGTTATATGATGGCCTGCGTTGCCGACCGCATCGTCGCCGCGCCGTTTGCCATTATTGGTTCCATCGGCGTAGTGGCACAGATCCCCAACTTCAGCCGTTTACTGAAAAAGAGCAACATCGACGTCGAGCTGCACACCGCCGGTCAGTACAAGCGAACCTTAACGCTGTTTGGCGAAAACACCGAGGAAGGCCGTGAGAAATTCCGTGAAGACTTAAATGAAACTCACGTGTTGTTCAAAGAGTTCGTGCACGAACATCGTCCGTCTCTGGATATTGATTCTGTGGCGACCGGTGAGCACTGGTTTGGGACGCAAGCGCGTGAAAAGGGGCTGGTTGATGCGATTGGCACCAGCGACGATTTACTTATTGCCGAAATGAAAAATCATGAAGTGATCGCGGTGCGTTATGCGCGTCGTAAACGCATGATGGATCGCTTTACCGGTAGCGCCGCAGAAAGCGTCGATCGCCTGTTTTTACGCTGGTTACAGCGAGGCGAAAAACCGCTTTTGTAA
- a CDS encoding YciN family protein, which yields MQTHTVAISTDALLIEANKVIRQHGDYLQGMIATEVEQKGEVLVFRGEFFLDQQGLPTAKTTAVFNMFKHLAHLFSDKYHLQK from the coding sequence ATGCAGACCCACACTGTGGCAATAAGTACTGATGCACTACTTATAGAAGCAAATAAAGTTATTCGCCAGCATGGCGATTATCTTCAGGGAATGATAGCAACAGAAGTTGAACAAAAAGGCGAAGTTTTGGTTTTTCGTGGAGAATTCTTCCTCGATCAACAAGGATTACCCACCGCAAAAACAACTGCCGTCTTTAATATGTTTAAACACTTGGCCCATCTTTTTTCAGATAAATACCACCTGCAAAAATAG
- the topA gene encoding type I DNA topoisomerase — protein MGKALVIVESPAKAKTINKYLGNDYVVKSSVGHIRDLPTSGSATKKSADSTEEKTKKKVKKDEKTALVNRMGVDPYHGWEAQYEILPGKEKVVAELKALAEKADHIYLATDLDREGEAIAWHLREVIGGDDKRFSRVVFNEITKNAIQQAFEKPGELNIDRVNAQQARRFMDRVVGYMVSPLLWKKIARGLSAGRVQSVAVRLVVEREKEIKAFVPEEYWELHADLQSKESIALQMEVTHHLEKAFKPVNREQTHAAVALLEKARYDVVDREDKPTSSKPGAPFITSTLQQAASTRLSFGVKKTMMMAQRLYEAGHITYMRTDSTNLSKDAVEMVRGYINDNFGAKYLPKAPNLYSNKENSQEAHEAIRPSDVSVVSEQLKDMEADAQRLYQLIWRQFVACQMMPAQYDSTTLTVKAGDYSLRAKGRTLRFDGWTHVMPALRKGDEDRTLPPIEVGSTLELQQLLPTQHFTKPPARFSEASLVKELEKRGIGRPSTYASIISTIQDRGYVHVENRRFYAEKMGEIVTDRLEDNFRELMNYDFTARMEDGLDQVANNQAEWKGVLDDFFAQFSKQLETAEKDPEEGGMRPNQMVMTSIDCPTCGREMGIRTATTGVFLGCSGYALPPKERCKTTINLVPESEVLNILEGDDAETNALRARRRCTKCGTAMDSYLIDTNRKLHVCGNNPECDGYEIEEGEFRIKGYDGPIVECDKCGSEMHLKLGRFGKYMGCTNETCKNTRKILRNGDVAPPKEDPVPLPELPCEKSDAYFVLRDGAAGVFLAANTFPKSRETRAPLVEELLRFKDRLPEKLSYLADAPVADPEGNKSMVRFSRKTKQQYVSSEKDGKATGWSAFYVDGKWVEGKK, from the coding sequence ATGGGCAAAGCTCTCGTAATAGTTGAGTCCCCGGCAAAAGCCAAAACGATTAATAAATATTTAGGAAATGACTACGTGGTTAAGTCCAGCGTCGGTCATATTCGCGATTTGCCAACTAGCGGTTCTGCGACTAAAAAAAGCGCTGACTCAACCGAAGAAAAGACAAAGAAAAAAGTAAAAAAGGATGAGAAAACGGCCCTTGTTAATCGCATGGGTGTTGACCCCTACCACGGCTGGGAAGCGCAGTACGAAATACTGCCCGGCAAAGAAAAAGTGGTGGCCGAGCTAAAAGCGCTCGCAGAAAAAGCAGACCACATCTATCTCGCAACTGACCTTGACCGCGAAGGGGAAGCCATTGCCTGGCACCTGCGGGAAGTGATTGGTGGTGACGATAAGCGTTTTAGTCGCGTTGTTTTCAACGAGATTACCAAAAACGCCATTCAACAAGCGTTTGAAAAACCGGGCGAACTGAATATCGACCGCGTCAATGCTCAGCAGGCACGCCGTTTCATGGACCGGGTGGTGGGCTATATGGTCTCCCCGCTGCTGTGGAAAAAAATTGCCCGTGGGCTGTCGGCAGGACGCGTTCAGTCCGTTGCCGTACGTCTGGTGGTTGAGCGTGAGAAAGAGATCAAGGCCTTCGTTCCCGAAGAGTATTGGGAGTTGCACGCCGATCTTCAGTCTAAAGAGAGCATTGCGCTGCAGATGGAGGTGACTCATCACCTCGAAAAAGCCTTTAAACCGGTTAATCGCGAACAGACTCACGCCGCCGTTGCCCTGCTTGAAAAAGCGCGCTACGACGTGGTTGACCGTGAAGACAAACCGACCAGCAGCAAACCGGGTGCACCTTTTATTACCTCCACGCTGCAGCAGGCGGCCAGTACCCGTCTGAGCTTTGGCGTGAAAAAGACTATGATGATGGCCCAGCGTCTTTATGAAGCCGGTCACATTACCTACATGCGTACCGACTCAACCAATCTGAGTAAAGACGCGGTAGAAATGGTGCGTGGCTATATTAATGACAACTTTGGTGCCAAGTACCTGCCGAAAGCGCCGAACTTGTACAGCAACAAAGAAAACTCCCAGGAAGCGCACGAAGCGATTCGTCCTTCTGATGTGAGCGTAGTGTCTGAACAACTCAAAGACATGGAAGCGGATGCGCAGAGACTGTATCAGCTTATCTGGCGTCAGTTTGTAGCCTGTCAGATGATGCCGGCGCAGTACGACTCCACCACGCTGACGGTCAAGGCCGGTGATTATTCACTGCGTGCCAAAGGACGTACTCTGCGCTTTGACGGTTGGACTCACGTGATGCCTGCCTTGCGCAAAGGCGACGAAGACCGCACGCTACCTCCTATTGAAGTGGGTAGCACGCTTGAATTGCAGCAGCTGTTGCCGACTCAGCACTTTACCAAGCCGCCTGCGCGATTCAGCGAAGCGTCTCTGGTTAAAGAACTTGAAAAGCGTGGCATTGGCCGACCTTCCACCTATGCGTCGATCATTTCGACCATACAGGACAGGGGCTATGTTCACGTTGAGAATCGACGTTTTTATGCCGAAAAAATGGGCGAAATCGTCACCGATCGCCTCGAAGATAACTTCCGCGAGCTGATGAACTACGATTTTACCGCGCGCATGGAAGATGGACTGGATCAGGTTGCTAACAACCAGGCCGAGTGGAAAGGCGTTCTGGACGATTTCTTCGCTCAGTTCAGCAAGCAGCTTGAAACCGCCGAAAAAGATCCGGAAGAGGGCGGAATGCGTCCTAACCAGATGGTGATGACCAGCATTGATTGCCCGACCTGCGGACGTGAGATGGGTATTCGCACCGCCACCACTGGCGTGTTCCTCGGCTGTTCGGGCTATGCTCTTCCACCGAAAGAGCGCTGCAAAACCACCATTAACCTGGTGCCGGAGTCGGAAGTTCTTAACATCCTCGAAGGGGATGATGCCGAAACCAACGCGCTGCGTGCCCGTCGTCGCTGTACTAAATGCGGCACGGCCATGGACAGCTACCTGATCGATACCAACCGTAAACTGCACGTCTGTGGTAATAATCCAGAGTGTGACGGTTACGAAATCGAAGAGGGTGAGTTCCGCATCAAGGGTTATGACGGTCCAATCGTTGAGTGTGACAAGTGTGGTTCTGAAATGCACCTGAAGCTTGGGCGTTTTGGTAAGTACATGGGTTGTACCAACGAGACCTGCAAGAATACCCGCAAGATTTTGCGCAATGGCGATGTTGCACCGCCGAAGGAAGACCCCGTTCCGCTGCCTGAGCTGCCTTGCGAGAAGTCAGATGCCTATTTCGTGCTGCGCGATGGGGCTGCTGGCGTGTTCCTTGCGGCCAATACTTTCCCTAAATCACGCGAAACCCGTGCACCGTTAGTGGAAGAGTTGCTGCGATTTAAAGACCGCCTGCCAGAAAAACTGAGCTATCTGGCCGATGCGCCAGTTGCTGATCCAGAAGGCAACAAGTCTATGGTGCGTTTCAGCCGTAAGACCAAGCAGCAATACGTTTCCTCTGAGAAAGACGGTAAAGCCACCGGCTGGTCAGCGTTTTACGTTGATGGCAAGTGGGTTGAAGGCAAAAAATAA
- the cysB gene encoding HTH-type transcriptional regulator CysB, protein MKLQQLRYIVEVVNHNLNVSSTAEGLYTSQPGISKQVRMLEDELGIQIFARSGKHLTQVTPAGQEIIRIAREVLSKVDAIKAVAGEHTYPDKGSLYVATTHTQARYALPNVIKGFIERYPRVSLHMHQGSPTQIAEAVSKGNADFAIATEALHLYDDLIMLPCYHWNRAVVVQPDHPLAGKEKVTIEELAAYPIVTYTFGFTGRSELDTAFNRAGLTPRIVFTATDADVIKTYVRLGLGVGVIASMAVDPVQDPDLVTVDASDIFTHSTTKIGFRRSTFLRSYMYDFIQRFAPHLTRDVVDSAIALRSNEDIEALFKDVKLPHK, encoded by the coding sequence ATGAAATTGCAGCAACTGCGTTACATCGTAGAAGTTGTTAATCACAATCTGAACGTCTCTTCGACGGCAGAAGGCCTCTACACCTCACAGCCAGGCATCAGCAAACAAGTGCGCATGCTTGAAGATGAACTTGGGATCCAGATTTTTGCCCGCAGTGGTAAACACCTCACCCAGGTGACACCTGCGGGACAGGAAATTATCCGTATCGCTCGCGAAGTGCTGTCTAAGGTTGATGCAATCAAAGCCGTAGCCGGTGAACACACTTATCCAGATAAAGGCTCGTTGTATGTGGCAACTACCCATACACAGGCCCGCTACGCGCTTCCTAACGTCATCAAAGGCTTTATTGAACGTTACCCGCGTGTATCTCTGCACATGCATCAGGGCTCACCAACGCAAATCGCCGAAGCTGTGTCTAAAGGTAATGCTGACTTTGCCATCGCCACCGAGGCGCTGCATCTCTACGATGACCTGATAATGCTACCATGTTACCACTGGAACCGTGCGGTTGTGGTTCAGCCAGATCACCCGCTGGCGGGAAAAGAAAAAGTGACCATTGAGGAACTGGCGGCATATCCGATAGTGACTTATACCTTTGGTTTTACCGGGCGCTCAGAACTGGATACGGCGTTTAATCGCGCTGGCCTTACGCCACGCATCGTGTTTACCGCAACCGACGCTGACGTCATTAAAACCTATGTGCGACTGGGCCTTGGCGTTGGCGTGATTGCCAGCATGGCGGTTGATCCGGTGCAGGATCCTGACTTGGTCACCGTCGATGCCAGCGATATTTTCACCCACAGTACCACCAAAATCGGTTTCCGTCGCAGCACCTTCCTGCGCAGCTATATGTACGATTTTATTCAGCGATTCGCGCCGCATCTCACGCGTGACGTGGTAGACAGTGCGATTGCGCTGCGTTCAAACGAAGACATTGAAGCTCTGTTCAAAGACGTTAAACTGCCACACAAATAA